One Brevibacillus choshinensis genomic window carries:
- a CDS encoding DoxX family protein, translated as MVMIILQVIVGVFFIFTGSKIISGKMANEFERFGMPSIFNFLTGFIEITCAIGLLVGIWFPISAVIAGLLLAATMFVAAFILLVVAKDPFPKAIPAIVLCLMSIVISMSHLF; from the coding sequence ATGGTGATGATCATTTTGCAAGTTATTGTCGGCGTATTTTTTATATTTACGGGGAGTAAAATTATTTCCGGTAAGATGGCAAATGAGTTTGAGCGCTTCGGCATGCCGTCCATTTTCAACTTTTTGACGGGCTTTATTGAGATAACGTGTGCAATCGGTTTACTTGTAGGCATTTGGTTTCCGATTTCGGCTGTTATCGCAGGACTTCTACTAGCGGCTACGATGTTTGTCGCAGCTTTTATTCTTCTCGTTGTTGCTAAGGATCCTTTTCCAAAGGCAATACCGGCTATCGTACTTTGCCTGATGTCCATCGTCATCAGTATGAGTCATTTATTTTAA
- a CDS encoding MarR family winged helix-turn-helix transcriptional regulator gives MELYNITGFLIHRTDVKMTNYFTKQLKPFEMTPEQWSIISVLDGERATTQKELAEAIDRDQSTVVRMIHSLEKKGFVKRIVNDADKRSHNLFLSDKGITLKSKLLPIVIEAHNHVTRYLSEGEIEQLKAILEKLYASVRDD, from the coding sequence ATGGAACTATATAATATAACGGGTTTTCTGATTCATCGTACGGATGTTAAGATGACCAATTATTTTACAAAGCAATTAAAGCCATTTGAAATGACACCAGAGCAATGGAGTATTATTAGTGTTCTAGATGGAGAAAGGGCAACAACGCAAAAAGAGCTTGCGGAAGCTATCGATCGGGATCAGAGTACGGTTGTTCGGATGATCCACTCGCTTGAGAAAAAGGGGTTCGTCAAACGGATTGTAAATGATGCGGATAAACGATCCCATAACTTATTTCTGAGCGACAAAGGAATTACGTTGAAATCAAAACTTCTGCCAATTGTTATCGAAGCACACAATCACGTGACGAGATACTTGAGCGAGGGTGAAATTGAGCAATTAAAAGCTATACTTGAAAAACTGTATGCGAGTGTTCGGGATGACTGA
- a CDS encoding NAD(P)/FAD-dependent oxidoreductase encodes MNDLTCVIIGGGYAGLRALKAIKEKTRGIANGRQIRFVLIDKQPGHLRKLRMFRPTAVEEEIMIPWNHLALKDFEFIQGTVASVDGGEQRLRYTDVQGNDVRIHYDLLVVAVGSIARRPDPDQGGIALTDPQAAVDIREHWRANLRKAVDETNPKERKRLMTIAVAGAGISGIETSAELALAMRKEAATQGLNPADASVYLLNAQERLLPEVSEKFRRKLDQQLIECGVAVLHNRKALQEKEGAVTLSNGDCLPVGLCIWTLGLIPNPDLRGMGLPLTPDGKVRVDECYRVQGTPNVYSIGDCTRIVDPRDGRETQMTCFEAGEQGFDWGKS; translated from the coding sequence ATGAACGATTTGACATGCGTCATCATAGGAGGCGGCTATGCAGGGCTGCGAGCACTCAAAGCAATAAAGGAAAAGACTCGGGGCATAGCGAACGGACGGCAGATTCGGTTTGTTCTGATCGACAAGCAGCCCGGTCATTTGCGTAAATTGAGAATGTTCCGTCCGACGGCGGTCGAGGAAGAGATTATGATTCCCTGGAATCATTTGGCCCTAAAAGATTTCGAATTCATACAAGGGACGGTTGCGTCCGTGGATGGCGGGGAGCAGCGGCTTCGATATACGGATGTTCAAGGAAATGATGTCCGAATTCATTATGACCTTCTAGTCGTGGCGGTCGGCAGCATTGCTCGGAGACCGGACCCCGATCAAGGCGGCATCGCTTTGACGGACCCGCAAGCCGCTGTAGACATCCGGGAACACTGGCGTGCCAACCTGCGGAAGGCTGTCGACGAGACCAATCCTAAGGAACGCAAAAGACTGATGACCATCGCGGTTGCAGGAGCAGGCATCAGCGGCATTGAGACGTCTGCCGAGCTAGCCCTCGCCATGAGGAAGGAAGCAGCGACGCAAGGTCTGAATCCGGCCGATGCCTCCGTCTATTTGCTGAATGCACAAGAACGACTGCTCCCGGAAGTGTCGGAGAAATTTAGACGGAAGTTGGATCAGCAGCTCATCGAATGTGGAGTGGCAGTGCTTCACAATCGTAAGGCGCTGCAAGAGAAGGAAGGAGCTGTGACGCTCAGCAACGGTGATTGCCTGCCGGTTGGCCTATGCATATGGACGTTGGGTTTGATACCCAATCCGGACCTTCGGGGCATGGGCTTGCCGCTTACTCCTGATGGGAAGGTACGGGTGGATGAATGTTATCGTGTCCAAGGGACGCCGAACGTTTACAGCATTGGCGACTGTACGAGAATCGTCGATCCGAGAGACGGCAGAGAAACTCAGATGACATGCTTTGAAGCTGGGGAGCAGGGGTTCGACTGGGGAAAATCGTGA
- a CDS encoding DUF1772 domain-containing protein — protein sequence MTGQLLFGLTFLSALGAGLIAGLFFAFSSFVMTALSRIPSVQGIAAMQSINVAVLNPLFALVFFGTALACIALAIQSFFRWGETGTIYVLAGSLFYLVGFLVTIAFNVPLNDSLASVDPNSAAGADLWKHYIVNWTAWNHVRTVASLAALASFIIALRYR from the coding sequence ATGACTGGCCAATTGCTCTTTGGGTTGACCTTTCTCTCTGCACTAGGCGCTGGATTGATTGCGGGACTGTTCTTCGCCTTTTCGTCATTCGTGATGACGGCCCTCTCCCGCATCCCATCGGTGCAAGGCATTGCCGCCATGCAGTCTATCAACGTCGCAGTGCTCAATCCATTGTTTGCCCTGGTGTTTTTCGGAACGGCACTGGCGTGTATCGCCCTGGCTATCCAGTCGTTCTTCAGATGGGGCGAGACTGGCACGATCTATGTGCTTGCTGGCAGCCTATTTTATCTCGTCGGCTTTCTGGTGACGATCGCGTTTAACGTGCCGCTGAATGACTCTCTTGCCAGCGTAGATCCAAACAGTGCCGCAGGAGCCGATCTATGGAAGCATTACATCGTTAATTGGACGGCATGGAACCACGTGAGGACGGTCGCTTCCCTAGCGGCATTGGCTTCATTCATCATCGCGCTCCGATACCGATAG
- a CDS encoding NmrA family transcriptional regulator: MNKDNGMRESTHEMKPILILGGTGKTGRRVAERLTSRGLPIRIGSRFGEPAFDWENPATWESSLRDVGAVYITYYPDLAVPGAADAIGSFSRLAVESGVRRLVLLSGRGEEEAQLSEQSLRDSGADWTILRASWFCQNFSENFLLGPVLSGTVALPAADVPEPFVDAWDIADCAVAALTEVGHVGQLYELTGPRALTFAQVTEEIAKASGRDVRYVQITAEQFTSMLAQEGVPAEVLALMTDLFTKVLDGRNSHLTDGVQRALGREPRDFADYAREAAGTGIWGGAK; this comes from the coding sequence ATGAACAAGGATAATGGCATGAGGGAAAGCACTCACGAAATGAAGCCAATCTTGATTCTTGGTGGCACAGGGAAGACCGGTCGCCGTGTGGCGGAGCGGCTCACGTCTCGCGGGCTGCCAATTCGGATTGGCTCTCGTTTTGGTGAACCGGCCTTCGATTGGGAGAACCCGGCCACTTGGGAATCTTCGCTGCGGGACGTTGGGGCAGTGTATATTACGTATTACCCTGATCTGGCGGTGCCAGGGGCCGCTGACGCGATCGGTTCTTTCTCCAGGCTGGCAGTGGAAAGCGGAGTGCGGCGCCTGGTGCTGTTGTCTGGCAGAGGCGAAGAAGAGGCTCAGCTCAGCGAGCAATCACTGCGGGATTCGGGCGCGGACTGGACGATCTTGCGGGCGAGCTGGTTCTGTCAAAATTTCAGCGAAAACTTCCTACTCGGACCGGTGCTCAGCGGTACGGTCGCTCTGCCGGCCGCGGACGTGCCGGAGCCGTTCGTCGACGCTTGGGACATCGCGGATTGCGCGGTCGCGGCGCTGACAGAGGTCGGACATGTCGGCCAACTTTATGAGCTGACGGGTCCTCGCGCGCTCACTTTTGCGCAAGTGACCGAGGAAATCGCAAAGGCAAGCGGCAGGGATGTTCGCTATGTACAAATCACCGCAGAGCAGTTCACGTCCATGCTGGCGCAAGAGGGAGTACCGGCCGAGGTCTTGGCACTGATGACAGACTTGTTCACCAAAGTCTTGGACGGTCGCAACTCCCACCTGACAGACGGCGTCCAGCGAGCCTTGGGCCGGGAGCCTCGTGATTTTGCCGACTACGCGCGAGAAGCTGCAGGAACCGGCATATGGGGAGGGGCAAAATGA